The following DNA comes from Winogradskyella sp. PG-2.
CTGAAAAAACACCTATCAATTCTTCATCTAAGGCTATTGGTAATGGTGTGACTTCGCAAAGCTTAGCCATACTTTCAAATTGCTTGGGCATAATTGGCTGTTCTATGGAATGTAATTGATATTCAGAAAGTCGCTTTAGTTTCTCTAAAGCGTTATTTTCTGAAAATGCTCCATTAGCATCAACACGCAATTGTATATCAGAAACTGAGAATTCTTTTCTAATAGATTTTAAAATATCTAATTCTGTTTGAAAATCTATAGCACCAATTTTTAGTTTTATACAATCAAAACCAGCATTAATCTTATCCTTAATCTGTTCTCGCATAAAATCCTCGCTTCCCATCCAAACTAAACCGTTTATAGGAATACTATCAAATCCTTTTGTAAATGCAGAAGGAAACAATTGAAATTTATCAACACTATCTAAGGATTTAAATGCAGCTTCTAGTCCAAACTGAATACTTGGGAACTCCGTAAGTTCATTTAATAGCGTTTCTAAACCTAAATTGATGTTACTACAAGTCCATATCAATTTATCCTCATAATCTGATCTATCATCTATTGATAAACCTCTTAAGATTCCGCATTCTCCAACTCCAGCAATACCATCTCTTTGTAACGTAATAAACCAAGTTTCTTTAATTTTTATGACACCTCGCGATGTGCCACTTGGTCTTTTAAAATTTAAAATGTATCTATGATAGCTTGCTTTTATCATCTTAAATTTTGTGATGCATACTAAACTGTAGCTGTCCTTTTCCCCAACTCACCGTTTTTTGATTCATCCAACCAAACTGAAAGCGGATTTTTGGGTTCAGCACATAACCAAATCCTAAATAGGTTCTATTTCTATCAAATATTTGAACAGTTCTACCATCACCAATATCAGTACCTCCATTTATAAATACCTCATTATATAAAGCGGCATATATTGCTTTTGGTGCTATTTCTTTTTTGTTTAGCGGTACGTTTAAAAATAAGTTGTAACGATAGCGTGTTCTAAATTCTTGATCTTCAACAAAGCGTTGCTCGTAACGGAATCTGTGTGTTACATAAAAACGACTCCCTAATTTTTGTGGAATTAATGCTTCTTGATAAATTCTACTTTCAGCAGATGTGTCATCACTGTCACCAAATTGTCCGGTAGTAACATTTCCATAACCTAATGTAAACTTTACACCAGCATTTTTTGGTGAAAATGTAATTCCCGAACGTAATAATAATTGCTCTTTATCTCCTAAACCTTGCCAATCTCTATATTGAAAATCACCTTGAATTCCCCATTGGCTTTCTTTAAATTGATGATTAAAAAAATACATATACCATGCACCAGTTTGAGATTGATCTATTTGTGAAAAGGCATTATTTAATCCAAAAAATAATAGAAGTCCGAAAAGCTTCAATTTCATAATTATAGTTTTCAATTTTAAAATATAAAAATACGCATCTGCAGATTTTTAACCGAGTATTTATCTAAAAAAAGTATATTTTTAAAGAAAAATAAATGCCAGATTTTCCTAATATAATTTTATATGCCATTCCTTTCTTTGTTTTGGCAATGTTATTAGAGTTATATGTTACTGCAAAGCAGCATATAAAGACTTATGAAACCAAAGATGCTTTTTCATCTATTGCTATGGGATTAGGAAATGTAATACTAGGATTTGCGAGCAAGGCATTGGTCTTGTTTGTATTCTTTTGGGTTTATGACAATTTTAGACTATTCACAATTCCTGTAATTTGGTGGTCTTTTGTATTACTTTTTTTCGCAGACGATTTTGCTTACTATTGGTTTCATCGCATATCGCACGAGTGTCGTTTATTTTGGGCATCTCATGTAGTTCATCATTCATCGCAACACTATAACTTAAGCACAGCGTTAAGACAAACTTGGTCTGGTGGCTTTTACACCTTTATTTTTTTGGTTATGGTTGCCATTATTAGGCTTTCATCCTGCTATGATTTTGTTGCAGATGTCTATTAGTTTATTGTATCAATTTTGGATTCATACTGAAGCCATTAATAAAATGCCAAAATGGTTTGAGGCTATTTTTAATACACCATCTCACCATAGAGTTCATCATGGGAGCAATCCTATATACTTAGATCGAAATCATGCAGGTATTTTAATTATTTGGGATCGATTTTTTGGGACATTTCAACCAGAACTGGGAGATGAAAAAGTGACTTATGGCTTAGTAAAGAATATCGAGACATACAATCCTGTTAAAATTGCATTTATTGAGTGGTGGAGAATGTTTAAAGATACTTTTACTGGTGAAAAATCATTAAAAAATAGAATTCTATATCTAATAAAACCACCCGGTTGGAAACACGATGGTACAGGAAAAATTTCTGATGATTTAAGGAAAGAGTGGCTCAATTCAAAAACAATAAAATGACATTTAATAATAAAGTAGTATGGATTACTGGAGCGTCTAGTGGTATTGGTAAAGCTTTAGCAATAGAGCTTTCTAAACAAAACTGTAAACTCATTTTATCTTCGCGAAGAAAAACTGAGCTATTGGAGGTAAAAAATCAATGCTCGTCTCCAGAACAAGTAAAGGTTCTAACTTTAGACTTAGCAGACTATCTCAATATGAAACCTATTGCAGAAAGTGCTATTGCTTTATTTGGCAAAGTTGATATTCTTATTAATAATGGTGGAATCAGTCAACGCTCTCCTATTATTGAAACATCTATTGAAGTTGATAAAAAATTAATGGAAATTGACTACTTAGGAACGATTGCTTTATCTAAAGCTATCTTACCACATTTTGTTGCTCATTCATCCGGACATTACGTCGTTGTATCAAGTCTTATGGGTAAATTCAGTTCGCATTATAGATCAGCGTATTGCGGAGCAAAGCATGCTTTACATGGCTTTTTTGATGCACTACGTTTAGAGCATGATAAAGACAATATTAAGGTTACTATGATATGTCCAGGTTTTGTAAATACTAATGTAGCTCGTAATGCCTTAACGGCAGATGGTAGTAAACAAGTGCATCAAGATGAAATGACCGAAAATGGATTAGAAGTCAATGCCTTTGTAAAGAAAATGATTAAAGCCATTCGCAAAGAAAAGTTTGAGGCCTATATTGGTAAGTTTGAAAAGTTTGGTGTTTTTGTTAAACGTTTATCACCAAGACTTATTCATAATTTAGTTATGCGAAGTAAAGTACGGTA
Coding sequences within:
- a CDS encoding o-succinylbenzoate synthase; its protein translation is MIKASYHRYILNFKRPSGTSRGVIKIKETWFITLQRDGIAGVGECGILRGLSIDDRSDYEDKLIWTCSNINLGLETLLNELTEFPSIQFGLEAAFKSLDSVDKFQLFPSAFTKGFDSIPINGLVWMGSEDFMREQIKDKINAGFDCIKLKIGAIDFQTELDILKSIRKEFSVSDIQLRVDANGAFSENNALEKLKRLSEYQLHSIEQPIMPKQFESMAKLCEVTPLPIALDEELIGVFSENEKQKILKTISPQYIILKPSLVGGFKGSQQWIDFAENLNIKWWITSALESNIGLNAIAQWTYTLKNSMPQGLGTGSLFTNNFDSPLTIKNGTLHYDLKKNWKFNL
- a CDS encoding SDR family oxidoreductase, which translates into the protein MTFNNKVVWITGASSGIGKALAIELSKQNCKLILSSRRKTELLEVKNQCSSPEQVKVLTLDLADYLNMKPIAESAIALFGKVDILINNGGISQRSPIIETSIEVDKKLMEIDYLGTIALSKAILPHFVAHSSGHYVVVSSLMGKFSSHYRSAYCGAKHALHGFFDALRLEHDKDNIKVTMICPGFVNTNVARNALTADGSKQVHQDEMTENGLEVNAFVKKMIKAIRKEKFEAYIGKFEKFGVFVKRLSPRLIHNLVMRSKVR
- a CDS encoding DUF2490 domain-containing protein → MKLKLFGLLLFFGLNNAFSQIDQSQTGAWYMYFFNHQFKESQWGIQGDFQYRDWQGLGDKEQLLLRSGITFSPKNAGVKFTLGYGNVTTGQFGDSDDTSAESRIYQEALIPQKLGSRFYVTHRFRYEQRFVEDQEFRTRYRYNLFLNVPLNKKEIAPKAIYAALYNEVFINGGTDIGDGRTVQIFDRNRTYLGFGYVLNPKIRFQFGWMNQKTVSWGKGQLQFSMHHKI